In a genomic window of Amphiprion ocellaris isolate individual 3 ecotype Okinawa chromosome 13, ASM2253959v1, whole genome shotgun sequence:
- the LOC129350408 gene encoding protocadherin beta-16-like, with amino-acid sequence MPDRTMRLQVLLFLSVLSLSSVVGQVSYSIPEEMAKGSLIGNIAQDLGLDRKRLTSGKARIFTGDSAEYIELNRERGALLIKEKIDRETLCGQTTPCALHFQVILESPMELYTVAVEITDINDNTPAFEKSDMKFKISESAVIGAKFLLERAMDPDVGMNSLQSYFLTKTDNFALKLKDQPDGEKIVEMILQKPLDREKHEEIFLVLTAMDGGEPKLSGTAQIHVTVLDANDNAPVFTKTVYKATIPENAAKGTVISRVSASDADKGSNSNIMYSISNTAADVRDMFEINELNGDLILKNNIDYEKARYYQIHVQANDEGGLTDSCKVTVEVTDINDNKPVINIMSQTNVIPEDSKPATIVTMVNVQDIDSGENGKVHCSINEHIPFTLKPTSNNFFNLVTDSDLDRERASEYNITVTCSDEGVPSLSSSVTLTLQISDVNDNEPVFERSSYEAYIVENNTPGVSIFTVRATDADWNQNARVSYILEDSSVNGVPVSSYVSISADSGVIHAVRSFDYEQIKDFHFRVKAQDGGSPPLSSNVTVKMMIQDQNDNPPQVLYPVQTGGSVVAEMVPRSADVGYLVTKVVAVDVDSGQNAWLSYKLQKATDRALFEVGSQNGEIRTIRQVSDKDAVKQRLSVIVEDNGQPSRSATVIVNVAVADSFPEVLSEFSDFPHDKEYNDNLTFYLVLALAVVSFLFITCLVVIISVKIYRWRQSRILYHSNLPVIPYYPPRYSDTLGTTGTLQHVYNYEVCRTTDSRKSDCKFGRAGSQNVLIMDPSCSGTMQRMQSEKSILDEPDSPLEVRWNI; translated from the coding sequence ATGCCGGACAGAACAATGAGGCTGCAAGTGCTGTTGTTTCTCTCagttctttctctctcatcaGTGGTTGGGCAGGTCAGCTACTCCATTCCCGAGGAAATGGCAAAGGGGTCATTAATAGGTAACATCGCTCAGGATTTAGGTTTAGACAGAAAAAGACTGACATCAGGCAAAGCTCGGATTTTTACCGGAGACAGCGCCGAGTACATCGAGCTGAACAGAGAAAGGGGAGCCTTGCTtatcaaagaaaaaatagaCAGAGAGACGCTCTGTGGACAGACGACGCCCTGCGCGTTGCATTTTCAGGTTATTTTAGAAAGCCCTATGGAACTTTACACGGTTGCTGTCGAAATTACAGATATAAATGACAATACTCCAGCATTTGAGAAGTCTGACATGAAATTCAAAATAAGCGAATCCGCTGTGATCGGAGCAAAATTCCTGTTAGAGAGAGCAATGGATCCTGATGTCGGCATGAATAGTCTGCAGAGTTATTTTCTAACAAAAACTGATAATTTTGCTTTGAAGCTGAAAGATCAGCCCGACGGGGAAAAGATAGTTGAAATGATTTTACAAAAACCTCTTGACAGAGAAAAACATGAAGAGATATTTCTGGTGTTGACTGCTATGGATGGAGGGGAACCAAAGCTATCTGGCACAGCACAGATTCATGTTACAGTTCTCGATGCTAATGACAATGCACCCGTTTTTACAAAAACGGTTTATAAAGCTACAATACCTGAAAACGCAGCTAAAGGTACCGTTATAAGCAGGGTCAGTGCTTCAGATGCTGATAAAGGATCGAATTCCAACATAATGTATTCTATTTCCAACACTGCTGCAGATGTACGAGATATGTTTGaaattaatgaattaaatgGAGATTTGATCTTGAAAAATAATATAGATTATGAAAAGGCACGTTACTATCAAATACATGTACAAGCAAATGATGAAGGAGGACTAACGGATTCATGTAAGGTTACGGTTGAGGTGACAGACATTAATGATAACAAGCCAGTTATTAATATAATGTCACAGACTAATGTAATCCCAGAGGACTCTAAACCAGCAACAATTGTAACTATGGTTAATGTTCAGGACATAGATTCTGGAGAAAATGGTAAAGTTCATTGTTCGATTAATGAGCATATTCCTTTTACATTAAAGCCAAcatcaaataatttttttaacctAGTGACAGACAGTGAtttagacagagagagagcctCTGAGTATAACAtcactgtgacctgctctgATGAGGGAGTGCCCTCCCTCTCCAGCAGCGTCACTCTCACCTTACAGATCTCTGATGTAAATGACAACGAGCCTGTCTTTGAGAGGAGCTCATATGAGGCCTACATTGTAGAAAACAACACACCAGGTGTGTCTATATTCACAGTGAGAGCCACAGACGCTGACTGGAACCAGAATGCTCGTGTTTCTTACATTCTGGAGGACTCCTCAGTGAACGGAGTGCCAGTCTCCTCATATGTGTCCATCAGTGCTGATAGTGGAGTCATCCATGCAGTGCGCTCTTTTGACTATGAACAGATCAAAGACTTCCATTTCCGTGTGAAAGCTCAGGATGGAGGCTCTCCTCCACTCAGCAGCAACGTGACAGTGAAAATGATGATCCAGGACCAGAACGACAACCCTCCTCAGGTCCTGTATCCAGTCCAGACTGGTGGCTCTGTGGTGGCTGAAATGGTGCCTCGTTCAGCAGATGTGGGCTATCTGGTGACCAAAGTGGTggctgttgatgtggactctggACAGAATGCGTGGCTTTCGTATAAActgcagaaagccacagacaggGCTCTGTTTGAAGTGGGCTCCCAGAATGGAGAGATCCGAACCATCCGCCAAGTGAGTGATAAAgatgcagtgaaacagagaCTGAGTGTTATAGTGGAGGACAACGGTCAGCCCTCTCGTTCAGCTACAGTCATTGTGAACGTGGCGGTGGCAGACAGCTTCCCTGAAGTTCTGTCGGAGTTCAGTGACTTTCCACACGACAAGGAGTACAATgacaacctgactttttacttgGTGTTGGCTCTGGCTGTGGTCTCCTTCCTGTTCATCACGTGTTTGGTGGTTATTATCTCCGTGAAAATCTACAGATGGAGACAGTCTCGCATCCTGTATCATTCCAACCTGCCTGTGATTCCATATTATCCTCCACGTTACTCAGACACTTTGGGGACAACAGGGACTCTCCAACACGTGTACAATTACGAGGTGTGCAGGACGACAGACTCGAGAAAGAGTGACTGTAAGTTCGGCAGAGCTGGTAGTCAGAACGTGTTGATCATGGATCCCAGTTGTTCAGGGACGATGCAGCGGATGCAGAGTGAGAAGAGCATCCTGGATGAACCAGACTCTCCTCTCGAGGTGAGGTGGAATATATAA
- the LOC111566338 gene encoding protocadherin gamma-A2-like, with product MTLRVGLLSVLSVVCLRSVFGQVSYSIPEEMSKGSLVGNIAQDLGLDVKRLKSGKARIYTGEGTEYIELNKERGALVIKERIDREALCGQTTPCALDFQIILENPMQFYSVTVEITDINDNSPGFKNSDMKFDISETVQIGSKFVLEKAVDDDVGINGLQSYSLSSSDIFILNPYRIGGSRNVEMVLKKTLDREKQDRVSLILTALDGGNPQLSGTIQIVITVLDANDNAPVCSPAEFKTNVKENSVKGTVLTTVSASDADEGPHGQVRYSISNAPKGSSELFDIDEDSGVFTLVGKLDYEKFRHYEIDVQASDAGGNADVCKVIIEVLDTNDNPPTINIMSTSSSISEDVKPGTVLTMMNVQDPDSNENGKVHCILDDHVHFKISSTSTNFFSIVTDSELDRERASEYNITVTCSDEGVPSLSSSVTLTLQISDVNDNEPLFERSSYEACIVENNTPGVSVFTVRATDADWNQNARVSYILEDSSVNGVPVSSYVSVSADSGVIHAVRSFDYEQIKDFQFRVKAQDGGSPPLSSNVTVKMLIQDQNDNPPQVLYPVQTGGSVVAEMVPRSADVGYLVTKVVAVDVDSGQNAWLSYKLQKATDRALFEVGSQNGEIRTIRQVSDKDAVKQRLSVIVEDNGQPSRSATIIVNVAVADSFPEVLSEFSDFPHDKEYNDNLTFYLVLALAVVSFLFITCLVVIISVKIYRWRQSRILYHSNLPVIPYYPPRYSDTLGTTGTLQHVYNYEVCRTTDSRKSDCKFGRAGSQNVLIMDPSCSGTMQPMQSEKSILDEPDSPLEVSLQKE from the coding sequence ATGACGCTGCGAGTAGGCCTGCTGTCGGTTCTCTCCGTTGTTTGTCTTCGCTCGGTTTTTGGCCAGGTCAGCTACTCCATTCCTGAGGAAATGTCGAAAGGATCTTTGGTCGGTAACATAGCGCAAGATTTAGGTTTAGACGTGAAACGGTTAAAATCAGGGAAAGCTCGTATATATACAGGAGAAGGCACAGAATACATCGAGCTGAATAAAGAAAGGGGAGCCCTTGTAATCAAAGAGCGGATAGACAGAGAAGCGCTCTGCGGACAGACGACGCCCTGCGCTCTtgattttcaaatcattttggagaatCCTATGCAGTTTTACAGCGTTACTGTCGAGATCACCGACATTAACGACAACTCTCCTGGTTTTAAAAACAGTGACATGAAATTTGATATAAGTGAGACGGTTCAGATTGGGTCAAAATTTGTTTTAGAAAAAGCTGTTGACGACGATGTGGGTATTAACGGGCTCCAGAGTTATTCACTGAGTTCAAGTGACATATTCATCTTAAATCCCTATCGCATAGGTGGCAGTAGAAATGTTGAAATGGTTTTAAAGAAGACTCTTGACCGAGAGAAACAGGACCGTGTCTCTTTAATATTAACTGCTCTAGATGGTGGCAACCCGCAGCTCTCTGGAACTATTCAAATTGTCATAACTGTTCTGGACGCAAACGATAACGCACCTGTTTGTTCTCCAGCGGAATTTAAGACTAACGTAAAGGAAAATTCGGTGAAAGGAACTGTTCTAACCACGGTGAGCGCATCTGATGCAGATGAAGGTCCACATGGGCAAGTACGATATTCCATCTCTAATGCTCCAAAGGGATCATCAGAATTATTTGATATAGATGAAGACAGTGGGGTGTTCACATTAGTGGGAAAGCTTGATTATGAGAAATTTCGGCATTACGAGATAGATGTTCAAGCATCAGATGCAGGCGGTAACGCAGATGTTTGTAAAGTTATAATTGAGGTGCTGGACACAAACGATAACCCACCAACTATTAACATTATGTCAACGTCATCCAGTATATCTGAGGATGTAAAACCTGGCACTGTTCTAACGATGATGAACGTCCAGGATCCAGATTCAAATGAAAATGGCAAAGTCCACTGCATTTTAGATGatcatgttcattttaaaatctcttCAACATCAACTAATTTCTTCAGCATAGTGACAGACAGTGAattagacagagagagagcctCTGAGTATAACAtcactgtgacctgctctgATGAGGGAGTGCCCTCCCTCTCCAGCAGCGTCACTCTCACCTTACAGATCTCTGATGTAAATGACAACGAGCCTCTCTTTGAGAGGAGCTCATATGAGGCCTGCATTGTAGAAAACAACACACCAGGTGTGTCTGTATTCACAGTCAGAGCCACAGACGCCGACTGGAACCAGAATGCTCGTGTTTCTTACATTCTGGAGGACTCCTCAGTGAACGGAGTGCCAGTCTCCTCATATGTGTCCGTCAGTGCTGATAGTGGAGTCATCCATGCAGTGCGCTCTTTTGACTACGAGCAGATCAAAGACTTCCAGTTCCGTGTGAAAGCTCAGGATGGAGGCTCTCCTCCACTCAGCAGCAACGTGACAGTGAAAATGCTGATCCAGGACCAGAATGACAACCCTCCTCAGGTTCTGTATCCAGTCCAGACTGGAGGCTCTGTGGTGGCTGAAATGGTGCCTCGTTCAGCAGATGTGGGCTATCTGGTGACCAAAGTGGTggctgttgatgtggactctggACAGAATGCGTGGTTGTCGTATAAActgcagaaagccacagacaggGCTCTGTTTGAAGTGGGTTCCCAGAATGGAGAGATCCGAACCATCCGCCAAGTGAGTGATAAAgatgcagtgaaacagagaCTGAGTGTTATAGTGGAGGACAACGGGCAGCCCTCTCGTTCAGCTACAATCATTGTGAACGTGGCGGTGGCAGACAGCTTCCCTGAAGTTCTGTCGGAGTTCAGTGACTTTCCACACGACAAGGAGTACAATgacaacctgactttttacttgGTGTTGGCTCTGGCTGTGGTCTCCTTCCTGTTCATCACGTGTTTGGTGGTTATTAtctcagtgaaaatctacagatgGAGACAGTCTCGCATCCTGTATCATTCTAACCTGCCTGTGATTCCATATTATCCTCCACGTTACTCAGACACTTTGGGGACAACAGGGACTCTCCAACACGTGTACAATTACGAGGTGTGCAGGACGACAGACTCCAGAAAGAGTGACTGTAAGTTCGGCAGAGCTGGTAGTCAGAACGTGTTGATCATGGATCCCAGTTGTTCAGGGACGATGCAGCCGATGCAGAGTGAGAAGAGCATCCTGGATGAACCAGACTCTCCTCTAGAGGTTAGTCTCCAGAAAGAATGA